Below is a window of Impatiens glandulifera chromosome 2, dImpGla2.1, whole genome shotgun sequence DNA.
ttaatgttatattttttttcttttttatgtcTTATTCCGatatcaatattaattataatttaaaattattgggTTTCGATGGTTGAATAAAATAGTgactcaaaataaaaaaaattagataatattagaaatttattcatcaaacaataaaagagtaataatcaaatattagacaaaaaaaaaataatattcattattaCTAATATAAgctatgaataaaaaattaaataaaagactataatttcatttttattcatattaaattaaataagaaagaaactcttcacaaaaatattataatataacaaaattcataaaaaaattattaaaatctcttcaaaaatgagaatttgagtattaagaaaaataaaaacgaataaaaaatgaagataaaaaaaaaatagaatgagaaactaatatatatatatatatataataaaaaaattatgattgagataaaattagatggtataattaatgaaaacaaatgaaaatatattaatatttaattaataaatatataaattaaaaaataaaaattaactcttttaaattataaaaatttatatgtctAATTGAAATGTCTAAATGAATTTTTGTccgtttattattattattattataactgttgatgctagtttttgttatattaaaatttaataaataaacaagtactcaatcctaaaaaaaaatcaaatatatatgggccaaatatttaaaatttagtttaaataaattgttttacatATCTTAAAAGTGAGATTATGAAAAGATGCACATCTCACAGAAGAATTGGAATTTGTTTTGTATTCCTCTTCAAAGTTACACAAACCTCAGAATTCATATATTTCTAAACAATAATTTCCAACACTTTTTTTTGGTTAGTCACGTTACTAGCAAAACGTTGTATTAATGAATCCTTTATTCTTTGTGAAACCTTACATTATAATATGTAGGATCTTCACTAAAACATTGCAATATTAATTGTTTAGCCTTTTTTGGCATTCCCTTAAGTAAGTTGTTcctctttcttctttatttttataataggATTTACTTTGTTATTTTTTGTTGATGTGGTTGACTCTTGAAATAAAATAGTAGACAAATTAACAAAGTATAAtagtaagatattttattttctatatatgtAATGTTTTGCATATCTTTTCTAAAAAGTATTTGAGGACCATCAAACTGTcccaatatttaatttaattttttaatcttgtAAGTTATAAACTGAGGTATTTTCatgaaataaagttttttttagctatcaattgaataataataataaaaatgtttgggattgaaattaagtaaataaaaaaaggttTGTAGCCAAAATTGAACTGAATAAAAAGTATGAGGGGTTGAATTAGAAAAATCGTCTTTGACCGGCCTGAGAGTATTGACATTTTCCGGGCGGTGCTCCCACAGTTACCTCAATAATGTGATAAGAAAAAACATCACCTTGAACTCTAATGTGTGGCTACAATCTACTTTTGAAAATACCTTCTCAAAAACTcatttatcaactttatatctataattgaaatattttcgtaaaaaaataaatttaattaaagaaaactaACATGACTCTATTGTCAGGATTAccgtttaaactcaaagcgtTTTGTCCACCGTCATGATtaccgcttaaactcaaagcgtttTTAAAATGTGGTTAAACACATCGCCTGAATAAATATATAGccccgtaaacacacttaaacATTTAATTAGGCGCATAATTTGTCATTTGACAGACTCGAACCCAGAATCTCATAAAGAAGTTAGCGGCAACAAAAGGGATTCATTTCGGTATTATTCACTATGTTATATAAGTTTATACTcacttaatctaaaaaaaatatatattaacattattgattatattatataaatttatactcacttaatctaaaaaaatatatattaacattgtATTAACTGTTTAGTGATTCTTAAGATAAATtgcatatattttatcttagattctattcatataaaaaaaatatatattacaactttaaattttacattaagtTGAAGAACATCACTTTAATTCTTGTCCCTATAATGATGGCTTATGATTGTATTCATTGCAATCTATATCTTttccttacaaaaaaaaaataataattaaaaaaaatccctAACCCTTTTCATTGTTTGTTCTTTTCTGGGTGATTCTTTTACCTTAGTTTCTCATTTATATTTAAGCCTCTCTTTGTAATGCTGATTTTCAGATGAGAATTAGAAACCCAAAAAAGTTGCCGACATAATTTCTAACACCTTCAAAGGAAAATTGGAAGAATacttctttattttccaaaaggATTAAAAGTCTCCAATTTATTCTATTaactaaaagaaaataacacTATTGATGTCAAAATAAGTTACAAAGTATAGAGAatcaaatatgttttaatttataatttaacaaataaaatataactatagttttgtataataattacatttgatatacatatatatatatatatatatatattacataaataaattaatataagaaaagataaaaatacaATGAGTGATTCAATTTGTTTTCTCCTTCAAATTTGTCTAAAGTTTCAATGTTTAccgtcttgtttattttatatggaTATATTCATGTAAAATTGTTTGTAATTTACTAATAAAATGGAAAGTTAATGGAACCTTCTTGTATACTTCAACGAAGATTACAGTGAAAAAGGAGGGGAGTTGGTGGTGATTGTTTCAATTAAACATACATTAAGAAaactgatattattttattttcttgaggAAATGTCAATTTTCATTTGGTTATGTTCATGTAATAAATCTATTCAAAACCGTACACTTCAAAGAAACGCAATAATAAGGGCGTATAGTTTATCAATCCAGATTATATACCaactaattaatattgtatatGTGTATGGTGGTGAGCAAAGAATCCATACATCAATCTTATACcgcattaaaaataattgactGATTTTTCAGTGATAGTAATATTGCATTGAATATTCTAACTAAacatctatttaatttttagagtGAGTTTAAAACATTGAGTTGATATGGAATAACATTAACTCTCAACTAAACGCTTGAAATTTAAGCATTTATTTGTGTGGTTTTACACACCACCTTGGACATTTGggttatactattttttttttaaattgagacATTTTGGTATCTTAAATAGACTCTTTTCACCGAGAAGATCGACCCGAGATAATTCAGCAAGCCCATGGTCTAAAGCAAGTAAACAACTCACCCTAAGgacaaattcatttattaaaaaaataaaaaaattaaaaaaatttactaaGTTTTAGTGAAAAAGTCATGTAAGCCAAAAATGATGGAAGTTGTACTGTACTGTTCATCGACTCTAATGAGATAGAATCGATCCTGTGATCTTTTAATCTCTTATACGGAGACTCTTACTATTAAGGTCTCTTACATCGATTATTTTCACCCCGTTATATCACTCTTATTGGTTGAGTTTTACACTATGTTTAAGtctaactaaaaaatattattacctATGACCTAAATTTTTAAGTCTGGTcctttattttgataaaaaggAAGTAGGAACTAAATACTTAAtcctttatatttattgttatcttctttaataatattaatttatttatgtatctaaaataaataaattatcattataactaaaaaaaaagatttacaaatatattaaaatcatttttacatttttgtttaataaaagaaatacgttcaaaatttgtttttataatactattttgtactttattttatttaaaacataattaatattaattattagatataGGGTTTTGAGTAAGAAGGCCCGacttaaattttcttaaaacaggCCCAACTCGAAAACGAATCACTCTTATTCGGCATAAGTATTTTTCCGAAATGGGCCTATATAGAATCTGCACATTCATAAAGGTTAAAAGTCGAAACAACTTCAATTTTCtattagaaaaaaacaaaaacaaaaattaaaaaacttcaCAGTAGGCCTACAAttaagaagaaaacaaaaaaataataaatctatcTATGGTCGGAACGGCGCCGGCGACTACAGAGACGGTAAGGTCTCTTGCCTCCATAAAAATTCCGGCTCATCAACAACCGTACAAAAGTCTGCGTCAGAATAATCAAACAGTCCCTCCAGCGCCACGTACTCGCCGGCGGTACTGTAACTACTTCCCTCGCCGTCGCCGACTATTCCGAACTCATCATAGCTTGAAATCTGCTCGTCAAATCTCCACATCTCGCTTCCCAAGGCTACTATATCattcgtcgtcgtcgtcgtcggcggcggcggcggcggcggaggcaAACCGAGTTCGTCATCGGACGCTTCAAGAAGATATCCAAGATCCAGCCGAGATTCGTCAGGTTCTTCAGTCAgatccaccaccaccaccggaGATGCGGAAATCTCTTGCTGAAAGCTCCTCATAAACAAATCGAGATCTGGTGTGGCGGTTGAATGATCTGAGTCGTCTAGGAAACTCAGTAAATCGTCTCTGAGTCGCTTCACCTCTGGTGAGGCCAACTCAAACTCATCTGAGTCATCTCGGTCGCGTTTCTTCTGAGTCGTAGTAGTAGCAGTATCTCCCATTATTATtgtcatttcaaaaaaaatatagaaaaataaaatattttcttttgttttcaaatttgtcCTTTGGatgggagagagagaaaattgtgATGATAAAAGAAGAGGGAGAGTAGGGAGGTTTATATAATGGGGGCggttatagagagagagaaagaagatttTTGCTGTCGCGTGTGGACGAATACTTCGACCGATTCTGGATTTCTAAATATCAACgtgtctctctctctctgctgtttttttattattattataataataataaagttttgtttatggtattaaaataaagagaaaaaaaatacgaTTCCCATACCTAGgttctctttttattaaaatggtTTCAATTCCGAATTTGAAGTCCGATCGGGTCCCACCACTGGCACTACTGTAGCAACCAATTATCTTCCCTCTACACGTCATAAATGTCtcaataaattaacattttacaattaatattttgaaactgTTTTATTTGCTAGCAAGCCAATCATCTTCCCTCAACACGTCATTAATGTTTTAATAGACCTTCAcaattaattttgaaacccgtttttattttattttataaaacaattttcatttaataaaaaatagtttataaaccTTCACACGAAAAAAAGAGTGAGATATGTACCAATTAAATtcattacaataattaatttactcaaaatttttgTAAAAGATAATTGAGTAAAATATCTCTTAAACGAGCAATAAGATGTGGTGACATTGTTTTGACGTTAAaagttttatgtttattttaaaccagatatttaaaaatatatatatattatatgataaagactattatttttaatagcCAAATTCATGTCTCTCAATAGTCATTAATGGTTTCAACATCTCTCTTtgtattctaattaaattaaaaaaaaaactccatATACTTATATCagataacattaaaaaaaaatatattagtagaTATCTTAAAATCCCGTAAATATTCTTAACAAAGATTAATTGGgttaattttattaaccaaattgtaacaatgtctcaaaataaaaataaaagtaattcaGATCATGCCAGTCACCGCATAGAATCCAAAAATACGAGTTTTTTCCGAACAAAAATTTATCGTTAGATATGCTTTCATCACGGTTCAGCTAGTACAGTTAACCAAATCACTAGACCGaatatcaaacatatttttgactGATACATGAGTCtacaaatagaaatagaaacaAGCTCGAGAAAAAACTTTTGTCAAATATTTACCACACCTAATGTCGTTCTAAAAATTAATCGAATAATATTCATCATCCAAAATAAAAATCGAATACTCCCGATAAACCttttatatgttataaataCCACGTCCTAaccatatttacatttaaatctattacaacattaaaaaatttaagttatatgGAATAAAAAAGCATTTTGAATAAACTCTAAATGACCtcttaatataaatcattttatttttctaaatgagAAACTTTTTCTCTATCTTATTTATAATCGGGTTAAAAAACTTTGAAGTTAACTTTATCCCATAGGCGAGCCGAGATAAGTAACGAAAAagttctaattttaaatttcataatacatgttaatttaatatttcttatAAATGAAACTGAATTCTAactattgatatatttttaaaacatttatgtttaaattaacttaataaattttatttattatattaaat
It encodes the following:
- the LOC124925138 gene encoding uncharacterized protein LOC124925138 produces the protein MGDTATTTTQKKRDRDDSDEFELASPEVKRLRDDLLSFLDDSDHSTATPDLDLFMRSFQQEISASPVVVVDLTEEPDESRLDLGYLLEASDDELGLPPPPPPPPTTTTTNDIVALGSEMWRFDEQISSYDEFGIVGDGEGSSYSTAGEYVALEGLFDYSDADFCTVVDEPEFLWRQETLPSL